Proteins from a single region of Chloroflexota bacterium:
- a CDS encoding glycosyltransferase family 4 protein — VAVFPSLYEPFGIVALEAMAARTPVVASDVGGLHEVVKHGETGILVYPDNVNSLAWGINHTLARPDWARQRAETAYRMVRTEYSWDRIAQRTAAVYERIVRERAAVKDW, encoded by the coding sequence GTGGCGGTCTTCCCCAGCCTGTACGAGCCCTTCGGTATCGTGGCTCTGGAGGCTATGGCAGCGAGAACGCCGGTAGTGGCGAGCGATGTGGGAGGCCTACACGAGGTAGTGAAGCACGGGGAGACAGGGATTCTCGTCTACCCGGACAACGTGAATTCGCTAGCCTGGGGCATCAATCACACTCTGGCCCGGCCCGACTGGGCACGCCAGAGGGCGGAGACCGCTTACCGCATGGTGCGCACGGAGTACAGTTGGGACCGCATTGCCCAGCGGACGGCGGCGGTGTACGAGCGTATCGTGAGGGAACGGGCAGCGGTGAAGGATTGGTGA